GGCGGCGCGTTTCAGCTCCCCGGCGAAGTCGGGCGGGATGTGCAGCACCGCCACCGCGTCCTTGCGGTCGATCGTGGGCCGGATCTGGCGCACGTGGGTGAGCGTTTCGACCGCCCGGAAGCCGTCGGACGCCGTGAAGCGCGCCGCCAGCTCGCGTGATTCCGCGCTGCGGTCTTCGTTGAGGATCGCCAGCGCCGCGTTCTCCACCTCGAAGGTGGCGGCGTGGGCGAAGAGCGCGAGCTGGATCAGCGGCGGCGCCACCAGCACGAAGCGGCTCTTGGGATCGCGCCAGACCGCCAGGAACTCCTTGACGATCAGGGCCCAGACGCGCGCCGGCAGCACCCGCATCGCCGCCTCACGCCAGCCGTTTGCGCGTGCGCCGCGCCGCCACGGCCAGCAACACCGTGGCGAAGGCCGCCAGCGCCAGGAGGTTGGGCCAGATCACGGGCCACACGTCCCCGACCAGGAAGACGGTCTGCAGGATGGAGACGAAGTAGCGCGCCGGCACGAGGTAGGTCACCGCCTGCACCCACTGCGGCATGGCGGCGATGTCGAAGATGAAGCCGGAGAGCATGATCGCCGGCAGCATCGTCGCCATGATCGCCGCCTGCGCCGCGACGAACTGGTTGCGCGCCAGGGAGGAGATGAAGATCCCCATGCCCAGCGCCGTCACCATGAAGATGGCCGAGGCGAGCGCGAGCAGCGCCAGCGAGCCGCGCAGCGGCACGTCGAAGAGCGTCACCGCCATCGTCACCGACAGCGCCATGCCGCCCATGCCCAGGATGAAGTAGGGCACCAGCTTGCCCAGCAGGATCTCGGCGGGGCGAACGGGCGTGGCGAAGAGCGCCTCCATCGTGCCGCGCTCCCATTCGCGCGCCACCACCAGCGCCGTCAGCAGCGCCCCGATCAGCGTCATGATGATGGCGACCAGGCCGGGGACGATGAAGTTGCCGCTGTCCACGCTGGGGTTGTACCAGACGCGCTGCTGCACCGAGATCAGCTCGGGCCGCGTCAGGGCGTCGGCGGCCTCGCGGTGGGCCAGCCAGCGTTCCCACGCGCCCTGGATGTAGCCCTGGAGCACGCGCCCCCGGTTGGCGTTGGTGCCGTCCACGATGGCCTGGATGGGGGCCGGGCCGTCGCCGTACAGGCGCTCGTCGAAGGCCGCGCGCAGGACCACGATGGCGTC
The Limimonas halophila genome window above contains:
- a CDS encoding ABC transporter permease; this translates as MSARRLRGLMRKEWLQILRDPSSVAIAFVVPVVLLFLFGYGVSLDAEDVPVAVVLEETSPAANDFLTALDASAYFVPSVYRARPAAERALMAGRVDAIVVLRAAFDERLYGDGPAPIQAIVDGTNANRGRVLQGYIQGAWERWLAHREAADALTRPELISVQQRVWYNPSVDSGNFIVPGLVAIIMTLIGALLTALVVAREWERGTMEALFATPVRPAEILLGKLVPYFILGMGGMALSVTMAVTLFDVPLRGSLALLALASAIFMVTALGMGIFISSLARNQFVAAQAAIMATMLPAIMLSGFIFDIAAMPQWVQAVTYLVPARYFVSILQTVFLVGDVWPVIWPNLLALAAFATVLLAVAARRTRKRLA